A single region of the Pectinophora gossypiella chromosome 2, ilPecGoss1.1, whole genome shotgun sequence genome encodes:
- the LOC126374882 gene encoding protein rolling stone-like isoform X1, which produces MNMLCVKCGSQCQWRQCLLEHPSPSNFYVSCWQSSRSCVPLMSLRIFLFLYSICVLITSIVWMPLTLDINCGYWFIYVTHWGYILVALSTGFGAAVSACVYFNRPIDATFGLPWYVKTYWVLYNITIPVAFLVTIFYWGVLRSSVKKLNYAPNPVLDIMLHGVNSAVMLVELLCSAHPSRLLHIMQPLYFAGVYVLFTIIYFFAGGLDPWGNPFVYPVMDWSKPEQTLIVVTLTALFLGLIHLIVVGIASLRDLIAKRCLRDTTGVYNDGFDA; this is translated from the exons ATGAACATGCTTTGTGTGAAGTGTGGCAGTCAATGTCAGTGGCGGCAGTGTTTGCTCGAGCACCCTTCGCCGTCGAACTTCTACGTGAGCTGTTGGCAAAGTAGCCGGTCGTGTGTCCCGCTGATGTCGCTACGGATCTTCCTCTTCCTGTACTCAATATGTGTGCTTATAACCTCTATCGTCTGGATGCCCTTGACATTGGATATCAATTGCGGCTATTGGTTCATCTACGTCACACATTGGGGATACATTCTCGTCGCCCTCTCCACAGGCTTCGGGGCGGCTGTGTCAGCGTGTGTTTACTTTAATCGACCTATCG aCGCGACGTTTGGATTACCATGGTACGTGAAGACATATTGGGTGTTGTACAACATCACCATTCCCGTCGCCTTCCTCGTCACCATCTTCTACTGGGGCGTCTTGAGATCTT CGGTAAAAAAGCTGAACTACGCGCCCAACCCGGTGCTGGATATCATGCTGCACGGCGTCAACTCAGCCGTCATGCTGGTGGAGCTGCTGTGCTCAGCGCACCCCAGCAGACTGCTGCACATCATGCAGCCGCTTTATTTCGCCGGCGTCTACGTTCTCTTTACCATAATCTACTTCTTCGCTGGGGGACTTGACCC ATGGGGCAACCCTTTCGTTTACCCGGTGATGGACTGGTCGAAGCCGGAACAAACACTGATAGTGGTGACACTCACCGCCCTGTTCCTTGGACTGATTCACTTAATAGTGGTCGGCATCGCCAGTCTCCGCGATCTCATCGCCAAGCGGTGTCTACGAGACACCACCGGAGTCTACAATGACGGGTTCGACGCTTGA
- the LOC126374896 gene encoding protein rolling stone-like — MGAAGKYFKKQFQVSKFKLKHGDPTDFYLGCWQRDVAALPMLCLRAIIFLGCLAIILTSMVMTGLGMNFGFWFIYLTHWGLFMITLTSGFAFAVSWMAYTRGSIEATFDLPWYVKTYWALYNIGIPLAFFISIYYFTFLTGFEDVELAIDPVLDLFIHAINSVLMLLLLVTSRLPSRPLHFFYPVCFTLVYLIFTVFFYLADGRDPFDNNFIYPTLDWSEPGITTVMVVISAVALIVVHLVVVGLALARNALTRRFRQVVVISDITYSYN, encoded by the exons ATGGGTGCCGCgggaaaatatttcaaaaaacaaTTCCAagtttcgaaattcaaattaaaacatGGTGACCCTACGGACTTTTACCTTGGGTGTTGGCAGAGGGATGTGGCGGCCTTACCCATGCTCTGCCTAAGAGCTATTATATTCTTAGGATGCCTGGCGATTATTTTAACGTCTATGGTGATGACGGGACTGGGAATGAACTTCGGATTCTGGTTCATATACCTGACGCATTGGGGACTGTTCATGATTACACTGACTTCCGGGTTTGCCTTCGCCGTCTCCTGGATGGCTTATACGAGAGGATCAAtcg AGGCGACGTTCGACCTGCCGTGGTATGTCAAAACATACTGGGCTCTGTACAACATAGGCATTCCACTGGCCTTCTTTATCTCCATATACTATTTTACATTTCTCACGGGTTTTG AGGACGTGGAGTTGGCAATAGACCCGGTGTTAGACTTGTTTATCCACGCAATAAACTCTGTTCTGATGCTGCTTCTGCTGGTGACGTCACGGCTGCCGTCGCGGCCGCTGCACTTCTTCTACCCGGTGTGCTTCACCCTCGTCTACCTCATCTTCACCGTCTTCTTTTACTTGGCTGACGGCAGGGACCC GTTCGACAATAACTTCATCTATCCGACACTAGACTGGTCGGAGCCGGGGATCACGACGGTGATGGTGGTGATATCAGCTGTGGCGCTGATCGTGGTGCACCTGGTGGTGGTGGGGCTGGCGCTGGCCAGGAACGCACTCACTCGGCGATTCCGCCAAGTCGTCGTCATCTCGGACATCACCTATTCGTACAATTAA